The Parambassis ranga chromosome 1, fParRan2.1, whole genome shotgun sequence genome includes a region encoding these proteins:
- the fip1l1b gene encoding pre-mRNA 3'-end-processing factor FIP1 isoform X3, giving the protein MSAEEADKTTTTDASAGDEEEEWLYGDESESKDEDEEAKLNAAVSAPANASTDDVAAAHATGNGVASEATGEAAGEDVDSDSDSDDDDDDVRVTIGDIKPGAPQYTTYGVQPVNLNIKTSGSRPYGQVTTKLKGVDLDAPGNINGVPVLEVDMESFEEKPWRKPGADLSDYFNYGFNEDTWKAYCEKQKRLRMGLEVSTVGSVTSKITVQQGRTGNEKDLSSLAVHTSKSDFTSPVSLYKSVVSQVTSRISPPQWTGPPAQDLSYYTKPSGTIDVIGGQTATISRVEGRRRHNLDGNNIQVISDHSTSEAEPTPAKIPTFFPPGPLPPNIPPPPFLPPPPTVSTAPPLIPPPRLPITVPPPGFPPPTSGPPPAIIPPMDSGHPGGYDGRSVPPYPFPQGAYPPPMAGGVPPPWPPMMDNSKPWDYYPRRDDKRDKDRERPRERTHEREREREHSPSAMSYTSDEERYRYREYQERGYGERHRDRSSREKEERHRERRHREKEEGRHKSSRSSSRRRHDSEEGDSHRRHKHKKSKRSKEGKEASEEIGGDQENQEAIE; this is encoded by the exons ACGAATCGGAAAGCAAAGACGAGGACGAAGAGGCCAAATTAAATGCTGCCGTCAG TGCACCTGCTAATGCTTCAACAGATGATGTGGCTGCTGCACACGCTACAGGAAATGGAGTTGCCTCTGAG GCTACAGGTGAGGCTGCAGGCGAGGATGTAGatagtgacagtgacagtgatgatgacgacgatgaTGTCCGTGTCACCATTGGTGACATAAAACCTGGAGCACCACAGTACAC AACTTATGGAGTTCAACCTGTCAACctcaacataaaaacatctggCTCCAGACCGTATGGACAAG tgACCACAAAGCTAAAGGGGGTGGATCTCGATGCACCTGGGAACATTAATGGTGTTCCGGTGTTGGAGGTGGACATGGAGTCCTTTGAAGAAAAACCCTGGAGGAAGCCAG GAGCGGATCTGTCAGACTACTTCAACTATGGCTTCAATGAAGACACATGGAAGGCTTACTGTGAGAAACAGAAGAGGCTGCGTATGGGCCTGGAGGTCTCGACAGTTGGCTCTGTGACAAGCAAGATAACT GTTCAGCAGGGCCGGACAGGTAATGAAAAGGACCTGTCCAGTTTGGCGGTTCACACGTCCAAGTCAGACTTCACATCTCCTGTCAGCCTCTACAAATCTGTCGTCAGTCAGGTCACCAG TAGGATCTCTCCCCCTCAGTGGACTGGCCCGCCTGCTCAGGACTTGTCTTATTATAC GAAGCCAAGTGGTACCATTGATGTGATTGGCGGACAGACAGCCACCATCAGCAGGGTTGAAGGGCGACGCAGACACAATCTAGATGGCAACAATATCCAA GTTATCTCCGACCATTCAACCTCAGAGGCTGAGCCAACACCAGCTAAGATTCCGACCTTCTTTCCTCCTGGTCCACTTCCTCCGAACATACCACCACCCCCATTTCTCCCTCCACCACCGACTGTCAGCACAGCACCCCCACTCATACCCCCACCCA GGTTACCCATTACTGTCCCTCCTCCTGGTTTTCCTCCTCCTACTAGTGGGCCTCCTCCTGCTATCATACCCCCTATGGACAG TGGTCACCCTGGAGGTTATGATGGACGCTCAGTCCCTCCATACCCATTTCCTCAAG GTGCTTACCCTCCACCCATGGCTGGTGGTGTGCCTCCTCCTTGGCCCCCAATGATGGACAACTCCAAACCCTGGGACTACTATCCACGTCGTGACGACAAGCGAGACAAGGACAGAGAAAGACCCAGAGAGAGGACACAtgagcgggagagagagagggagcacagCCCGTCAGCTATGAGCTACACCAG TGATGAGGAGCGGTATCGTTATCGTGAGTATCAGGAGCGTGGTTATGGAGAACGCCATCGTGACCGGtcaagcagagagaaagaggaaagacacagagagaggaggcacagagagaaagaagagggacGCCACAAGTCTTCTCGCAG CAGTAGCAGAAGGAGGCATGACAGCGAGGAGGGTGACAGCCACCGGAGGCACAAACACAAGAAGAGCAAGAGAAGCAAAGAGGGCAAAGAGGCCAGTGAGGAGATTGGAGGAGACCAAGAGAACCAGGAGGCCATAGAGTAA
- the fip1l1b gene encoding pre-mRNA 3'-end-processing factor FIP1 isoform X1, whose product MSAEEADKTTTTDASAGDEEEEWLYGDESESKDEDEEAKLNAAVSAPANASTDDVAAAHATGNGVASEATGEAAGEDVDSDSDSDDDDDDVRVTIGDIKPGAPQYTTYGVQPVNLNIKTSGSRPYGQVTTKLKGVDLDAPGNINGVPVLEVDMESFEEKPWRKPGADLSDYFNYGFNEDTWKAYCEKQKRLRMGLEVSTVGSVTSKITVQQGRTGNEKDLSSLAVHTSKSDFTSPVSLYKSVVSQVTSRISPPQWTGPPAQDLSYYTKPSGTIDVIGGQTATISRVEGRRRHNLDGNNIQVISDHSTSEAEPTPAKIPTFFPPGPLPPNIPPPPFLPPPPTVSTAPPLIPPPRLPITVPPPGFPPPTSGPPPAIIPPMDSGHPGGYDGRSVPPYPFPQGAYPPPMAGGVPPPWPPMMDNSKPWDYYPRRDDKRDKDRERPRERTHEREREREHSPSAMSYTSDEERYRYREYQERGYGERHRDRSSREKEERHRERRHREKEEGRHKSSRSSSSRRRHDSEEGDSHRRHKHKKSKRSKEGKEASEEIGGDQENQEAIE is encoded by the exons ACGAATCGGAAAGCAAAGACGAGGACGAAGAGGCCAAATTAAATGCTGCCGTCAG TGCACCTGCTAATGCTTCAACAGATGATGTGGCTGCTGCACACGCTACAGGAAATGGAGTTGCCTCTGAG GCTACAGGTGAGGCTGCAGGCGAGGATGTAGatagtgacagtgacagtgatgatgacgacgatgaTGTCCGTGTCACCATTGGTGACATAAAACCTGGAGCACCACAGTACAC AACTTATGGAGTTCAACCTGTCAACctcaacataaaaacatctggCTCCAGACCGTATGGACAAG tgACCACAAAGCTAAAGGGGGTGGATCTCGATGCACCTGGGAACATTAATGGTGTTCCGGTGTTGGAGGTGGACATGGAGTCCTTTGAAGAAAAACCCTGGAGGAAGCCAG GAGCGGATCTGTCAGACTACTTCAACTATGGCTTCAATGAAGACACATGGAAGGCTTACTGTGAGAAACAGAAGAGGCTGCGTATGGGCCTGGAGGTCTCGACAGTTGGCTCTGTGACAAGCAAGATAACT GTTCAGCAGGGCCGGACAGGTAATGAAAAGGACCTGTCCAGTTTGGCGGTTCACACGTCCAAGTCAGACTTCACATCTCCTGTCAGCCTCTACAAATCTGTCGTCAGTCAGGTCACCAG TAGGATCTCTCCCCCTCAGTGGACTGGCCCGCCTGCTCAGGACTTGTCTTATTATAC GAAGCCAAGTGGTACCATTGATGTGATTGGCGGACAGACAGCCACCATCAGCAGGGTTGAAGGGCGACGCAGACACAATCTAGATGGCAACAATATCCAA GTTATCTCCGACCATTCAACCTCAGAGGCTGAGCCAACACCAGCTAAGATTCCGACCTTCTTTCCTCCTGGTCCACTTCCTCCGAACATACCACCACCCCCATTTCTCCCTCCACCACCGACTGTCAGCACAGCACCCCCACTCATACCCCCACCCA GGTTACCCATTACTGTCCCTCCTCCTGGTTTTCCTCCTCCTACTAGTGGGCCTCCTCCTGCTATCATACCCCCTATGGACAG TGGTCACCCTGGAGGTTATGATGGACGCTCAGTCCCTCCATACCCATTTCCTCAAG GTGCTTACCCTCCACCCATGGCTGGTGGTGTGCCTCCTCCTTGGCCCCCAATGATGGACAACTCCAAACCCTGGGACTACTATCCACGTCGTGACGACAAGCGAGACAAGGACAGAGAAAGACCCAGAGAGAGGACACAtgagcgggagagagagagggagcacagCCCGTCAGCTATGAGCTACACCAG TGATGAGGAGCGGTATCGTTATCGTGAGTATCAGGAGCGTGGTTATGGAGAACGCCATCGTGACCGGtcaagcagagagaaagaggaaagacacagagagaggaggcacagagagaaagaagagggacGCCACAAGTCTTCTCGCAG CAGCAGTAGCAGAAGGAGGCATGACAGCGAGGAGGGTGACAGCCACCGGAGGCACAAACACAAGAAGAGCAAGAGAAGCAAAGAGGGCAAAGAGGCCAGTGAGGAGATTGGAGGAGACCAAGAGAACCAGGAGGCCATAGAGTAA
- the fip1l1b gene encoding pre-mRNA 3'-end-processing factor FIP1 isoform X2 — MSAEEADKTTTTDASAGDEEEEWLYGDESESKDEDEEAKLNAAVSAPANASTDDVAAAHATGNGVASEATGEAAGEDVDSDSDSDDDDDDVRVTIGDIKPGAPQYTTYGVQPVNLNIKTSGSRPYGQVTTKLKGVDLDAPGNINGVPVLEVDMESFEEKPWRKPGADLSDYFNYGFNEDTWKAYCEKQKRLRMGLEVSTVGSVTSKITVQQGRTGNEKDLSSLAVHTSKSDFTSPVSLYKSVVSQVTRISPPQWTGPPAQDLSYYTKPSGTIDVIGGQTATISRVEGRRRHNLDGNNIQVISDHSTSEAEPTPAKIPTFFPPGPLPPNIPPPPFLPPPPTVSTAPPLIPPPRLPITVPPPGFPPPTSGPPPAIIPPMDSGHPGGYDGRSVPPYPFPQGAYPPPMAGGVPPPWPPMMDNSKPWDYYPRRDDKRDKDRERPRERTHEREREREHSPSAMSYTSDEERYRYREYQERGYGERHRDRSSREKEERHRERRHREKEEGRHKSSRSSSSRRRHDSEEGDSHRRHKHKKSKRSKEGKEASEEIGGDQENQEAIE; from the exons ACGAATCGGAAAGCAAAGACGAGGACGAAGAGGCCAAATTAAATGCTGCCGTCAG TGCACCTGCTAATGCTTCAACAGATGATGTGGCTGCTGCACACGCTACAGGAAATGGAGTTGCCTCTGAG GCTACAGGTGAGGCTGCAGGCGAGGATGTAGatagtgacagtgacagtgatgatgacgacgatgaTGTCCGTGTCACCATTGGTGACATAAAACCTGGAGCACCACAGTACAC AACTTATGGAGTTCAACCTGTCAACctcaacataaaaacatctggCTCCAGACCGTATGGACAAG tgACCACAAAGCTAAAGGGGGTGGATCTCGATGCACCTGGGAACATTAATGGTGTTCCGGTGTTGGAGGTGGACATGGAGTCCTTTGAAGAAAAACCCTGGAGGAAGCCAG GAGCGGATCTGTCAGACTACTTCAACTATGGCTTCAATGAAGACACATGGAAGGCTTACTGTGAGAAACAGAAGAGGCTGCGTATGGGCCTGGAGGTCTCGACAGTTGGCTCTGTGACAAGCAAGATAACT GTTCAGCAGGGCCGGACAGGTAATGAAAAGGACCTGTCCAGTTTGGCGGTTCACACGTCCAAGTCAGACTTCACATCTCCTGTCAGCCTCTACAAATCTGTCGTCAGTCAGGTCACCAG GATCTCTCCCCCTCAGTGGACTGGCCCGCCTGCTCAGGACTTGTCTTATTATAC GAAGCCAAGTGGTACCATTGATGTGATTGGCGGACAGACAGCCACCATCAGCAGGGTTGAAGGGCGACGCAGACACAATCTAGATGGCAACAATATCCAA GTTATCTCCGACCATTCAACCTCAGAGGCTGAGCCAACACCAGCTAAGATTCCGACCTTCTTTCCTCCTGGTCCACTTCCTCCGAACATACCACCACCCCCATTTCTCCCTCCACCACCGACTGTCAGCACAGCACCCCCACTCATACCCCCACCCA GGTTACCCATTACTGTCCCTCCTCCTGGTTTTCCTCCTCCTACTAGTGGGCCTCCTCCTGCTATCATACCCCCTATGGACAG TGGTCACCCTGGAGGTTATGATGGACGCTCAGTCCCTCCATACCCATTTCCTCAAG GTGCTTACCCTCCACCCATGGCTGGTGGTGTGCCTCCTCCTTGGCCCCCAATGATGGACAACTCCAAACCCTGGGACTACTATCCACGTCGTGACGACAAGCGAGACAAGGACAGAGAAAGACCCAGAGAGAGGACACAtgagcgggagagagagagggagcacagCCCGTCAGCTATGAGCTACACCAG TGATGAGGAGCGGTATCGTTATCGTGAGTATCAGGAGCGTGGTTATGGAGAACGCCATCGTGACCGGtcaagcagagagaaagaggaaagacacagagagaggaggcacagagagaaagaagagggacGCCACAAGTCTTCTCGCAG CAGCAGTAGCAGAAGGAGGCATGACAGCGAGGAGGGTGACAGCCACCGGAGGCACAAACACAAGAAGAGCAAGAGAAGCAAAGAGGGCAAAGAGGCCAGTGAGGAGATTGGAGGAGACCAAGAGAACCAGGAGGCCATAGAGTAA
- the fip1l1b gene encoding pre-mRNA 3'-end-processing factor FIP1 isoform X4 yields the protein MSAEEADKTTTTDASAGDEEEEWLYGDESESKDEDEEAKLNAAVSAPANASTDDVAAAHATGNGVASEATGEAAGEDVDSDSDSDDDDDDVRVTIGDIKPGAPQYTTYGVQPVNLNIKTSGSRPYGQVTTKLKGVDLDAPGNINGVPVLEVDMESFEEKPWRKPGADLSDYFNYGFNEDTWKAYCEKQKRLRMGLEVSTVGSVTSKITVQQGRTGNEKDLSSLAVHTSKSDFTSPVSLYKSVVSQVTRKPSGTIDVIGGQTATISRVEGRRRHNLDGNNIQVISDHSTSEAEPTPAKIPTFFPPGPLPPNIPPPPFLPPPPTVSTAPPLIPPPRLPITVPPPGFPPPTSGPPPAIIPPMDSGHPGGYDGRSVPPYPFPQGAYPPPMAGGVPPPWPPMMDNSKPWDYYPRRDDKRDKDRERPRERTHEREREREHSPSAMSYTSDEERYRYREYQERGYGERHRDRSSREKEERHRERRHREKEEGRHKSSRSSSSRRRHDSEEGDSHRRHKHKKSKRSKEGKEASEEIGGDQENQEAIE from the exons ACGAATCGGAAAGCAAAGACGAGGACGAAGAGGCCAAATTAAATGCTGCCGTCAG TGCACCTGCTAATGCTTCAACAGATGATGTGGCTGCTGCACACGCTACAGGAAATGGAGTTGCCTCTGAG GCTACAGGTGAGGCTGCAGGCGAGGATGTAGatagtgacagtgacagtgatgatgacgacgatgaTGTCCGTGTCACCATTGGTGACATAAAACCTGGAGCACCACAGTACAC AACTTATGGAGTTCAACCTGTCAACctcaacataaaaacatctggCTCCAGACCGTATGGACAAG tgACCACAAAGCTAAAGGGGGTGGATCTCGATGCACCTGGGAACATTAATGGTGTTCCGGTGTTGGAGGTGGACATGGAGTCCTTTGAAGAAAAACCCTGGAGGAAGCCAG GAGCGGATCTGTCAGACTACTTCAACTATGGCTTCAATGAAGACACATGGAAGGCTTACTGTGAGAAACAGAAGAGGCTGCGTATGGGCCTGGAGGTCTCGACAGTTGGCTCTGTGACAAGCAAGATAACT GTTCAGCAGGGCCGGACAGGTAATGAAAAGGACCTGTCCAGTTTGGCGGTTCACACGTCCAAGTCAGACTTCACATCTCCTGTCAGCCTCTACAAATCTGTCGTCAGTCAGGTCACCAG GAAGCCAAGTGGTACCATTGATGTGATTGGCGGACAGACAGCCACCATCAGCAGGGTTGAAGGGCGACGCAGACACAATCTAGATGGCAACAATATCCAA GTTATCTCCGACCATTCAACCTCAGAGGCTGAGCCAACACCAGCTAAGATTCCGACCTTCTTTCCTCCTGGTCCACTTCCTCCGAACATACCACCACCCCCATTTCTCCCTCCACCACCGACTGTCAGCACAGCACCCCCACTCATACCCCCACCCA GGTTACCCATTACTGTCCCTCCTCCTGGTTTTCCTCCTCCTACTAGTGGGCCTCCTCCTGCTATCATACCCCCTATGGACAG TGGTCACCCTGGAGGTTATGATGGACGCTCAGTCCCTCCATACCCATTTCCTCAAG GTGCTTACCCTCCACCCATGGCTGGTGGTGTGCCTCCTCCTTGGCCCCCAATGATGGACAACTCCAAACCCTGGGACTACTATCCACGTCGTGACGACAAGCGAGACAAGGACAGAGAAAGACCCAGAGAGAGGACACAtgagcgggagagagagagggagcacagCCCGTCAGCTATGAGCTACACCAG TGATGAGGAGCGGTATCGTTATCGTGAGTATCAGGAGCGTGGTTATGGAGAACGCCATCGTGACCGGtcaagcagagagaaagaggaaagacacagagagaggaggcacagagagaaagaagagggacGCCACAAGTCTTCTCGCAG CAGCAGTAGCAGAAGGAGGCATGACAGCGAGGAGGGTGACAGCCACCGGAGGCACAAACACAAGAAGAGCAAGAGAAGCAAAGAGGGCAAAGAGGCCAGTGAGGAGATTGGAGGAGACCAAGAGAACCAGGAGGCCATAGAGTAA
- the fip1l1b gene encoding pre-mRNA 3'-end-processing factor FIP1 isoform X5: MSAEEADKTTTTDASAGDEEEEWLYGDESESKDEDEEAKLNAAVSAPANASTDDVAAAHATGNGVASEATGEAAGEDVDSDSDSDDDDDDVRVTIGDIKPGAPQYTTYGVQPVNLNIKTSGSRPYGQVTTKLKGVDLDAPGNINGVPVLEVDMESFEEKPWRKPGADLSDYFNYGFNEDTWKAYCEKQKRLRMGLEVSTVGSVTSKITVQQGRTGNEKDLSSLAVHTSKSDFTSPVSLYKSVVSQVTRKPSGTIDVIGGQTATISRVEGRRRHNLDGNNIQVISDHSTSEAEPTPAKIPTFFPPGPLPPNIPPPPFLPPPPTVSTAPPLIPPPRLPITVPPPGFPPPTSGPPPAIIPPMDSGHPGGYDGRSVPPYPFPQGAYPPPMAGGVPPPWPPMMDNSKPWDYYPRRDDKRDKDRERPRERTHEREREREHSPSAMSYTSDEERYRYREYQERGYGERHRDRSSREKEERHRERRHREKEEGRHKSSRSSSRRRHDSEEGDSHRRHKHKKSKRSKEGKEASEEIGGDQENQEAIE; encoded by the exons ACGAATCGGAAAGCAAAGACGAGGACGAAGAGGCCAAATTAAATGCTGCCGTCAG TGCACCTGCTAATGCTTCAACAGATGATGTGGCTGCTGCACACGCTACAGGAAATGGAGTTGCCTCTGAG GCTACAGGTGAGGCTGCAGGCGAGGATGTAGatagtgacagtgacagtgatgatgacgacgatgaTGTCCGTGTCACCATTGGTGACATAAAACCTGGAGCACCACAGTACAC AACTTATGGAGTTCAACCTGTCAACctcaacataaaaacatctggCTCCAGACCGTATGGACAAG tgACCACAAAGCTAAAGGGGGTGGATCTCGATGCACCTGGGAACATTAATGGTGTTCCGGTGTTGGAGGTGGACATGGAGTCCTTTGAAGAAAAACCCTGGAGGAAGCCAG GAGCGGATCTGTCAGACTACTTCAACTATGGCTTCAATGAAGACACATGGAAGGCTTACTGTGAGAAACAGAAGAGGCTGCGTATGGGCCTGGAGGTCTCGACAGTTGGCTCTGTGACAAGCAAGATAACT GTTCAGCAGGGCCGGACAGGTAATGAAAAGGACCTGTCCAGTTTGGCGGTTCACACGTCCAAGTCAGACTTCACATCTCCTGTCAGCCTCTACAAATCTGTCGTCAGTCAGGTCACCAG GAAGCCAAGTGGTACCATTGATGTGATTGGCGGACAGACAGCCACCATCAGCAGGGTTGAAGGGCGACGCAGACACAATCTAGATGGCAACAATATCCAA GTTATCTCCGACCATTCAACCTCAGAGGCTGAGCCAACACCAGCTAAGATTCCGACCTTCTTTCCTCCTGGTCCACTTCCTCCGAACATACCACCACCCCCATTTCTCCCTCCACCACCGACTGTCAGCACAGCACCCCCACTCATACCCCCACCCA GGTTACCCATTACTGTCCCTCCTCCTGGTTTTCCTCCTCCTACTAGTGGGCCTCCTCCTGCTATCATACCCCCTATGGACAG TGGTCACCCTGGAGGTTATGATGGACGCTCAGTCCCTCCATACCCATTTCCTCAAG GTGCTTACCCTCCACCCATGGCTGGTGGTGTGCCTCCTCCTTGGCCCCCAATGATGGACAACTCCAAACCCTGGGACTACTATCCACGTCGTGACGACAAGCGAGACAAGGACAGAGAAAGACCCAGAGAGAGGACACAtgagcgggagagagagagggagcacagCCCGTCAGCTATGAGCTACACCAG TGATGAGGAGCGGTATCGTTATCGTGAGTATCAGGAGCGTGGTTATGGAGAACGCCATCGTGACCGGtcaagcagagagaaagaggaaagacacagagagaggaggcacagagagaaagaagagggacGCCACAAGTCTTCTCGCAG CAGTAGCAGAAGGAGGCATGACAGCGAGGAGGGTGACAGCCACCGGAGGCACAAACACAAGAAGAGCAAGAGAAGCAAAGAGGGCAAAGAGGCCAGTGAGGAGATTGGAGGAGACCAAGAGAACCAGGAGGCCATAGAGTAA
- the LOC114434593 gene encoding uncharacterized protein LOC114434593, translated as MKCVVVLLSLLSLGRSAPLSSCDSLLEPITISKEEMLGRWLYIGGSSDFPGSRSVGHLLTSAWLDLTATGQSNILNILQTQRMYGKCSSITFNVTFENSTMLIEQPFYLKEIYLTTDCSDCLVAYEEVLSGKDTFTSLLLFSKTKTVSSDVQERLRKQAECLQMSSPIMIDPNYEMCPDGIPPSEGLGALNTLLEAKMGHRVARVLDALFDLFVN; from the exons AtgaagtgtgttgttgtgttgctgagTCTTCTCTCATTGGGGCGGTCTGCTCCTCTGAGCAGCTGTGACAGTCTTCTAGAACCAATTACCATCAGCAAAGAAGAA aTGTTGGGCAGGTGGCTGTACATCGGGGGGAGTTCAGACTTCCCAGGCAGCCGCTCTGTGGGTCACCTGCTGACCAGTGCATGGCTGGACCTTACTGCGACTGGCCAGAGCAACATCCTCAATATCCTCCAGACTCAGAGAAT GTATGGAAAATGTTCAAGCATAACATTCAATGTGACCTTTGAAAACAGCACAATGTTAATTG AACAACCTTTCTATCTGAAGGAGATCTACCTGACAACTGACTGCTCTGACTGCCTGGTTGCCTATGAAGAAGTTCTATCTGGGAAAGACACTTTTACCAGTCTTCTTTTGTTTA GCAAGACAAAAACAGTCTCATCTGATGTTCAGGAGAGATTAAGGAAACAAGCCGAATGTCTGCAGATGTCGTCGCCCATAATGATAGACCCAAACTACG AAATGTGCCCAGATGGCATCCCCCCCTCTGAGGGACTCGGCGCACTCAACACCTTATTAGAAGCCAAGATGGGACATCGAGTTGCCAGAGTTCTGGATGCtctttttgatttgtttgtaAATTAG